A genomic segment from Triticum dicoccoides isolate Atlit2015 ecotype Zavitan chromosome 1A, WEW_v2.0, whole genome shotgun sequence encodes:
- the LOC119368232 gene encoding probable tRNA N6-adenosine threonylcarbamoyltransferase has protein sequence MASSSSPASSHPPGPFALGLESSANKIGIGVVSISGQIVSNPRHTYITPPGHGFLPRETAQHHLVHLLPLLRAALAEADASPADLACICYTMGPGMGGPLQVAAASARALSLLWGKPLVAVNHCVAHIEMGRAVTGAVDPVVLYVSGGNTQVIAYSEGRYRIFGETIDIAVGNCLDRFARILELSNDPSPGYNIEQLAKKGEKFIDLPYVVKGMDVSFSGILSFIEAAAIEKLENNECTPADLCYSLQETLFAMLVEITERAMAHCDSKDVLIVGGVGCNERLQEMMRIMCSERGGRLFATDDRYCIDNGAMIAYTGLLAYAHGVTTPLEDSTFTQRFRTDEVHAIWREKEVPVLNNTDSDAAAEVSIDGTSGPTPIAVDS, from the exons atggcctcgtcGTCGTCTCCGGCGAGTAGCCACCCGCCTGGCCCGTTTGCTCTAGGGTTGGAGTCCTCGGCGAACAAGATTGGCATCGGCGTCGTCTCCATCTCCGGGCAAATCGTCTCCAACCCGCGCCATACGTACATCACCCCGCCAGGCCACGGTTTCCTGCCCCGGGAGACCGCGCAGCACCACCTCGTCCACCTACTCCCTCTACTCCGCGCAGCACTCGCCGAGGCCGATGCCTCTCCTGCCGACCTCGCCTGCATTTGCTACACCATGGGCCCCGGCATGGGCGGGCCTCTCCAGGTCGCCGCCGCATCGGCCCGGGCTCTGTCGCTCCTATGGGGGAAACCGCTTGTCGCCGTCAATCACTGTGTTGCGCACATTGAAATGGGCCGCGCGGTCACCGGCGCCGTGGACCCTGTTGTGCTCTACGTCTCAGGTGGCAACACGCAGGTCATCGCGTATAGCGAAGGGAGGTACAGGATCTTCGGTGAGACCATTGATATTGCCGTCGGGAACTGCCTCGACCGCTTTGCGCGGATCCTCGAGCTCTCGAATGACCCCAGCCCTGGGTATAACATCGAGCAG CTTGCAAAGAAGGGAGAGAAGTTCATCGACCTCCCTTATGTTGTAAAGGGTATGGATGTGTCATTTAGTGGCATATTGAGCTTCATCGAAGCTGCAGCGATTGAAAAGCTTGAAAATAACGAGTGCACACCAGCAGACCTGTGCTACTCATTGCAG GAAACTCTCTTTGCTATGCTTGTTGAAATCACTGAACGTGCCATGGCACATTGTGATTCGAAGGATGTTCTTATTGTTGGTGGTGTTGGATGCAATGAACGTTTGCAAGAGATGATGAGGATTATGTGCTCAGAGAGAGGGGGTAGGCTGTTTGCAACTGATGATCGATATTGTATAGACAATGGTGCGATGATTGCATACACTGGTTTACTGGCATATGCACATGGTGTGACCACACCCCTGGAGGACTCGACATTTACTCAAAGGTTCCGAACTGATGAAGTTCATGCAATTTGGAGGGAGAAGGAGGTTCCAGTATTAAATAACACAGATTCTGATGCAGCGGCTGAAGTATCCATAGATGGAACCTCTGGGCCGACTCCAATTGCTGTAGATTCCTGA